In Neofelis nebulosa isolate mNeoNeb1 chromosome 13, mNeoNeb1.pri, whole genome shotgun sequence, the genomic stretch taaaATTTCTTATCCCTTCTCTAAAAATGCATTGTTCGTTTGCCAGGATGCTATGTTTTCTAGCCACCCTTCTGAGTTACTCATCACTGGGTgctcccctgtgtgtgtgcggTGCATGTATTCATAAATCTCTGTTTGTTTATCTCTTGTTAATCTGTGCTTGTCATTCTAATTATGGAGTCCTGGCCAATGAACCTAAAATGGGTAGCGTAAAAAGATTTTTTCCTCCGCTACATCACCATATTTGGTATCTAACACCAAAAACTATTTGttgataaaatgaatgaatgaaacatttttgttttatgtaaatcCAGGCCTTTATTTGCTACAAATCTACTCGACAAATGGTTTTTCGACTATATAACATTCGCAGAGAAATGGTTCCTCTCTCACATAACAGAGATGTATATATTCTGTTTCAGTATTTTCTGAATAGAACCAATATTTTACCAGGTTTGGGTAATGGTTAAAAACTTGCATCACTGCAGTGGATTGCTTAATATGTTTCTGAAAGTAGCAAACAGAAACAATGGTTAGAGTTAACATGTTTacctaaaatcaaataaaatgtgaatgtggTTCATATTTCCACACCCAGGATCAGGTGCCAGAGTTCCCAGAGTCCACAGCCAGCCTCAGGGCCTGCTCATAGTACTCCAAGGCTTTATTCATTTCGCCTTTGACTTTGTAGATAAACCCAAGAATGCTCAAGCTTTCTATGTCTGATGCATTTCTGGAAAGTCTTCTTAAAGTCAGTTTCTCCAAAGAATTAATACATTTATCTCTTGTCAGTGAcaccttttctgtttttagtgcTTTTAAATAATGGATAATTGCATTGacttcagatttcttttgaaattccTGAAATTGACCGTAGTGGAAATGTaccttttgctgtttttcttcgTCAAGGGACGTCAAACATAACAATTTTTGGTAAATGTCTTCAGCTTTTCTGTGGTTGCCAGCTTCTATGTACATACCGGCCAGGTGTATATAAGCAACGTCAAATGTGGGCTTTTGTTCCAGAGCAAATTGAAAATGAGCTATGGCTAACCTTACCATTTTGTCGACATTGTCTCTATCCTGTCCTCTGGGCTGCCAGTTTGCTGCTCTCTTGATTTGGATCATGCGTGCCTTGTAACAAAGCCCCATCTGGTGATGCAGGAAAGCGGAGGAGGGCGTGGCCTGCAGGGCCCTCTTTAAGAGCTGAAGAGCTTTATCCAGAGCGCCTTTCCTGCGGTAAAACTTGGCCGCGTATCGAAAGACGTAGGTCTGCGAGGACATGTTGGTCAGTGCCTCTTCGACGTACTTTTCTCCTTCGGCTTCTTGGCCCACGTCCTGAAGCTTCAGGGCGAGCAGAGCCTTAATGTACGCGTCTTCTGGGTTTAGCCTGATGGCCTCTTTTAGAGGCTGCAGACAAAATGCGTCGCTAACCTGGGTCGCTTTGTTGAAGCCGTCCAGGCGATAGATGGTGATTGCATACCCAGTGCTGAATTCAGGGTTCTCAGGCTCCGCTGCCAGAGCCTTTTCGAAGCAGGCCTTGGCCCGCTCGTAGTTCTTTCCTCCACACTTCAGCAAGGCCCACCCTTCCTCACAGTCCATCTGAGGACAGTCCAGCCTGTAGCAGGAGGGGGCTGCAAACTTCTCACAAGTGTTCGCCACCCTGTCCAGGTAAGTCTGGGCCTGTGCCAGCCTGCCCATGTGGTGATACAGCCAGGCGTAGTTGCCCCAGGTGACCAGGCTTCTCACAGCCGATCGGTCGCCGTGTTCCTGCTGGATCAGGTCTTCGGCTTCCTTCAGGCTCCCCAGGGCCTCCTGAGTCTGGCCTTTCAGGTGTTGGACGTAGGCCAGCAGGTTGTGTATGCCCGCGTTGTATTTGGTGTCTAGGAACTCAATCTCATCCAGGATCCTGTTCTCTAAATCGGGCATCTCAGTGTCTTCAACTAGCAGCTCCCAGGTGAAGTGGCATCTCAGCTGAAGCAGCTTACCTTTGACCTCATCAGCGTTCTTactgcaaaagagaaaaacaagttttcttTGTTAAGTGAGGAACGGTCGAtagaaagaagccagataaaaCAGCTCATCTTTAGGACTTAGCCTTGGAAAGGGCATGCCTGCTTTGATTTTCCTTAGAATCCCTACGTTCCTAAGATCCGCACAGACTTTGAATGCAGTGTGCTTGGTCTCAGACACTGGCTCCGCCACTTTTTACCAAGTAACCTCTCTCTGTTTCAGAGTCTCGTTTGTAAAATGGTGATAGGAATAGACTGAGCACACTGGAGTCTGAAGTTGGGTGAACATTAATAAGCCTGTATGTGTGTTAAGTACTTAGAGCACATATTACATGCTATAATGAGAGTTTCCTATTTTCCTATTCCTACATTCAGGACAGACACCAGTTAGAAACatagagcctgggtggctcagtcagttgagcatctgacttcggctcaggtcatgatctcgcagtttgtgagtttgagccctgaattgagcttgctgctgtcagcgcagagcctgctttcgatcctctgtccccctctctgtgcctcccccgcttacacacactctctctcaaaagaaagaaaaaaaaaaaaaagaagaaagaaaaaagaaagagaaacgtAGAGGCTTATAAAACAGTATTCACTTCAGGACCTTAGTCTGCAGATTATGCCACAAATTTAGACCACCTGAAAGAGAATATTTGTtcgaccaatttttttttccacttataatttggaaataattagAGAATCACTGAAATTTGCAAAGAGAGTACGGAGCTCCAGTGTACCCTTCACCTGGTTTCTTCCAATACCTTACACAAGTACCATACAATAACAAAATGAAGACACCAACATTGGTACAATGTGTGTAAATCCTGTGTCATTTCATCACGTGAGTAAATCCACGCAcccaatcaagatacagaactattTTATCATCATAAATATCTCCCGCACACTGTCCCTTCAGTGACACCTGTTCGCTCCCCACTCTCCAAACATCCCTAGCCTCTGGTAATTTGTTtcatctctctcactctgtcacttCAAGAATGTCAGATGATGGAGTTATACAGCATTTTGAGATTGCCTTTTTTCACTCACCTTTTTCACTTTcactttaaaagattttctttttaagtaatctctacacccagtgtggggctaaaactcccaaccctgagatgaaAAGTCACACACCCCACTGAGCCGGCAAGACGCACCTCATCTGAGAACATCTTGATTTAATCTTCATTCTAGAAGGATATTTTTGTGGGGCATAGGATTCTGGGTTGAAAGTtcttttcctggggtgcctgggtgactcagtcagttgagtgtctgactctggctcaggtcacgatctcatggttcatgggttcaggccccgcgtcaggctctgtgctgacagctgggagcctggagcctgctttggattctgtgtctccctctctctctctgcccttgtccctctcatactctgtttctctttctctcaaaaataaaataaaacacttaaacattaaaaaaaaaaagaaaacaattcttttttaataatatcaTAAAGAatcaaatacttaggaataaagtcaaccaaaaaggtgaaagacttgtccactaaaaattacaaaagattgctgaaagaaattaagaagacacaaagaaaggaagaggcatCTTGTGTTCACAGCCTGGAAGCTTTAATGTTGTTCAGATGTCagtaccacccaaagcaatctacagattcagtgcaatccctatcaaaatcccaatgacatgttttttacagaaatagaaaaatccatcctaaaattcgtatggaatcTCAAGAGATCTCGAATAACCAAAAcgatcttaaaaaagaacaaaattggaggtcTCACACTTTcggatttcaaaacttactacaaagctacccCAATCAAAACGGTGTGGGatgggcataaaaacagacacctgGAGCAGTGGAACAAAAtggagggcccagaaataaacacttacATATATGGTTGCAATGGTCATTTCAGGCTATCATGATGAGGTACCACAGACGGGGTGGCTTCACCAACAGATATTGCAGATATTTCTTTTCTcccagttttggaggctgggagtcccAAATCAAGGTGCCCACTGATTTGTTTCCTGAGAAGGGCTCTGTTACTGGAGTCCACATGTGACCTTTCGTCTACATGCACTTCTTCTGTCAAGGATATCAGCCCTTTCAGATTAAGGGCCCACCCTTATGGCCTTATTTAACCCTTAGTACTTCCTTACAggccctatctctaaatacagtcacactgggggtcagggcttcaacatataaatctGGGGAGATGGTAGGGGTTCACAATTCCATAACATGGCCATAACGATGGTCATAACAATGGCCAAATGAGTTTTGAAACATGTACCAAGACCACTTAATGGGGAAACAtgtttcaacaaatggtgccaggagAGCTGGATAtccacttgcaaaagaatgaaagtgggcCCTTATCTTACactgtatacatataaaaaatgaactcaagatggatcaaaattacaaaaatcttagaagaaaataggaaaaaactttatgacattggatttggcagtcTTGGATAGGACACTGAAAGCATAGGCAACATAAGTAAACAGAGGTGAATTGGATTTTCATCAAAATTAGAAACGTTTGTGCATCAAAGGGCACTACTGACAGAATGAGAAGGCAACTCCTAAAATGGGAGagattatttgcaaatcacatatctgataagagattaatatccagacTATATAAACAACTCTCAtgactcaacaacaacaaaaaaacaggtgACTACAAAATGGCCAAAGGACTtaaaacagatatttctccaaagaagacacacagatggccaggaagcacatgaaaagatgctcaacatcacccatcattaGTGAGATGCAAATCGAAAACACAAGgcaccacttcacacccattaggatggctacccTCAACAAAACGGAAAACAAAAGCCacgtgttggcgaggatgtggaggaattactagtgggaatgtaaactgggaCAGTTGCTGTGGAAAATGGTGATgattcctcagaaaatgaaatagaacggCCATGTGATTCAGCAGTGtcacttctgggtatgtacccaaaaTTAGTAAAAGCAGAGACTCAAACACGATTTGCATACTTCTATTCCTAGCAGGCATtgttcacaatagtcaaaaggtggaagcaTCCTAAATGTCCATAGACGGATGAACCGCTAAACAAAGTGGTAAATACATACAGtggcatattattcagccttaaaagggaaggaCATTCTgtcacctgctacaacatgggtaAACCTTaaagacattgtgctaagtgaaataaggcagtcacaaaGAGCCACTTATTGTATGCTTCTTTGTTTGTGAAATATCCAcaatggggggtgcctgggtgcctcagtgggttaagcatccgacttctgctcaggtcatgatctccctgttcgcgggttcgagccctgcatagggctctgtgctgacagctcagagcctggagtctgctttggattctgtgtctccctctctctctcggctcctccccccgtgctctccccccccaccccaaataaataaacattaaaaaattttaaatcttacaaaaaaaaagaaatatccacaGGGGGCAAATACATAGAGAGAaagcagattaatggttgccatGGCCTGGGGTGAAGGATGAGTGGAGAGTGACTGCTTAAGGGGTACGGGATTTCCCCTCAGGTGAGGAAGATGTTCTTGAAGTGGATACTGGTGATGGGTGGACATCACTGTGAATGCACGAAATACCACAAAATTGCatacttaaaaaatagttaaaatggtaattttatcaCACATGTATCTTATCACAATGAAACATTGTACTAGTAACCTGAACAGAAATTCTTCAAATGATGTATGTATTTTTCGTTAGTACAtgttgaaataaacaaaacattaaaacataaacacCAATTGGAGTGCCATCCGAAATAGTCTCACAAACCTTCCACTGGTACACTTTAAGAAGCATGGGTGTAGAGGTCAAATTGGGTATCACTGAATAGAGACTCTGGCTCATGTCCCAGCTCTATCACTTACTATCTGTGTGATCTTAATGTTTCTAAATCTAAGATTCATTATTGCAAAATCAGGGTGATATGAGTACCTGCTTCGTAGGTGtcttttgagggttttttaaataattaaatataatttacatcataatttaaattgtttaaagtttctttattttgagagacacagagacagcacaagtggtggaggggcagagagtgagggggttggggagagaatcccaagcaggcttcgcattgtcagcacagagcctgacgtgggactcaaacccaccaagctgtgagatcatgacctgtgccaaaaccaagagtgggatgcttaactgactgaaccacccaggcgccccataatttacATAATAATTTTAGAAGCCAGGCTGGCACTTTATAAGCATTCAGGAAGCGATAGCtactttattatcattattattttccctGTCAGTGACAACCCCCTCTGTCAATGGACCTGGGAGGAGGGTTGATCATAGGCCTGTAATTATGCACTTTCTGGAACTTTTGCCCCTTGAAAATTTTGCCCACTGGAGCACCGAGGGGAAATGTGCAAGTCAgtatcaattaattttttaaaaatctgttgataTTAAGGGTTACTTAACTCAAGATTCAGTTTGGACAGCATAGAAATTCCCACATGAGGCCACAACTGCAGTCCAGCCCCACCGACAGGAGGGTATCTGCAGACCAGAGGCTTCCCCAGGAGAGAGGGTCATCTGCTAATCTTAAATGCAGGGACGTTGAGAAGGCCTGACGTAGGAGCCCAGCAGCACAGAGAGTGAGACCAGAAGTCTACAGAGGAGGGCCTTGCTCCCTAGACAGTGAGCTTCTGCCACCATTTGCCCACAATATTTTCCTCAAGACATCTGGGGAGAGCCCAGGACTGTGGCTCACACGGCTGTGGGGGTCCTTTTCCCCAGGTGAGGAGCCAGCAGAAAGCAGTGTCCCTTTCCAGACAAACTGTCCATTCCCTCCCTCGGTCAGACAGACGGGAGTTTGGGGAAGAGAATTTCAGAGACGTGGatcattttctccctccctgcaaAACTCTTTTCCCACATCCCTCTGCTTCTTTGGGCTTTGTTATGAGGTAAGCTTCCTCGGGGTgatgctaaaaaaaaagaaaaaaaaaagaaaagaaaaagcctgaaCTAAGGACACTCAGTCTCCAAGCAGACGCTCACCTGGAAGAGTAAGGAAACTCAACATCACTGAAATCAGTCTTTTGAGATAGTATTGATTAGCCTTTTTTTCTAGAACTTTAGACTGacaggcagagaagcagagaagtcCTTACCTCATGGCTGCCAGTTCTGCAGGGCCTTGTTTAGCTGTGGGCTCTTCTGAGATCCAGCCAGGAGACTGGGGTTTCAGGATGTGAGCCCCACCACAGGGCTATATGAGAAAGATGAACAGTTCATGACGTAACCTGTGGGCGTGTTGTTGGCAAGTTAGACTGGAAACCGAGATGGAAACTGAAAGTGGAAAGCGAAACTAGTGAGCAGAGTTCCTGCttggggaaaacaaaaccaggatTGCTTTCTTTGGTCTGTCTGGAAACTGACTGAGAAGAGGCCGAGGAAAAGCAGTTTCACCGATGTGCTAAGTCCTCTCTCAGGCTCCGCGTGGCCTTGTGCAGAGCTGGGAGTGTGGAGTGCCAGGCACGTAGGGTCCGTGGACCCTGGAgccagggaggcctggggaagTTGGCTGCGGGACCTTGGCACACTCTTGCCCCAGATCTGTGCCTTCGTTTGCTCATCTGGAAATAGAAAGCCTCCCTTTCGTGGCATAAAATTCTGCATCTCTCCAAGCTGGAGTTTTGACCCAAATCTGCCACTGTTGTCTGAGAGGCTGTGTTTTACCAGttcttctctgctttgttttttgcaTACCCTTCCTGAGAATGGCCAATGGCAGTAAGAGCTTGTAACCTCTTCTTTGTTCATTAGAACGGAGAAAGTGTATGTGCTAGCATCTTGAGACTTCAGACAGAACACGTTAGGCCTTAATGACAGTATTTTTAATGCCCTCTACGGTAGTCGTCTAAAGTGTCCTTACTCAGCAGACGTGACTCTCGTAGCTGCTCAGGGCCCTGTCCAGTTCTGGAGGCGCCCACGGCACCAGGCTTGGCATCCCTCATCCTGGCCCACGTCACGTTCTGTGCTCAGGGTGTCTGTGATAACAGGGAGACGAGAAAAGTGCTGAAACTGGGGTGAGGCTCCTGTTGGTGCTGTCTGCCAAGTCCctgtttctttctacctttcaCTGGAAACTGTCCCACCCTCCCGATACACGTCATAGAGTGGGGGTTCTCCAGCCGCTCCCGCAAAGCAAATTTATCCCCAGACACAGTTCATTTAGTCCTGGGAAAGCTCCATGTTGAGATGAGTGTGAACAGGGAGTCCTGAGATGGACTTGGAGACTTGCTGGCGGTCCCAAAAGGGAGCTGGGAGATCTTTAGGAAAATGGAGTTTGTGCATGTCTGCCCCTGGATGGAGACTGAACTCTAGAACCTGGGCCTTAACCACAGAACCATTTCTGGAACATTTCTATGTATCAGATAGCTCACATGTTGTCAGAATCaatcattattcttttaaaacaacTTGTGGTTTTTGCCTTTAGAAACTCCTAATTTCTTCCCCCAGTTGTTTGATCCCTCTCGAATCTATCTTCCCAACTGCAATCCCAAGACCCCAGATAAACGCATTGCTTGTTTTTACAGACACAGTCTGAGATCCGTTGACATTCCATGGTGTCAGAGAAGTGGGGTCCGGAGCAACTGGCTTCTGTTCCAAGCCGCAGTGGGCACCTGTGAAGTACCTGCAGGATGCCATTGTTTTCCACCGTCTCCCCTGGCAACCTTGTTCTTGGTGGGAAGTCCTCCTGGGCCCAAACCTCCCTTGTTTGGGTGTCCTCTGCTGCTGGCTTCtgtcctctctcatttctgaagAGAGGATTCTGTTTTCACTCATTTTGAGTGCAAGAGTTGGGTTTCAGCTTCTTGATGAATACTCTGTTTGGGGAGATCATTCTCCTAAGGGGACTCTTGATAACCAGCCCCCTGCCAGAGCTCCTGCAGGATTTATGTGTAAGGAAGACGGCTCTTCTTGCTGAAAAATGTTTGCCTGTTAGACTCGCATTCCCCACGATGATTTAAAGCCTTATTGGCCAACATGGGGCACTTCTGATAGTCCAAACTGAGGTTACTTGCGTGCATAGACTGAAAAGGAGTTATAAAACCGAACAAAATGAGTGGGGGGCTTATTTTAAACGGAGATTCCAAAAGAAACACTGGAAAGTTTGCTTCCCTTCAGGAGCTAAGTCTACATTCCCAGCAGTTAATTCAGACCCTTCTAAGAGGCTCTCAAGAATAGAAGAAATAGCTGATGCCTCTCAACCCcttgcccctcctcctctgttctgcccccacccctgctgttcccaccccttccccaccccttcttcccaccctctGTCTCCTACTCTCCATGTACACATCCTAGATGAGTTGGACTGCCCTTCTATAATGACAGCCTGGGCGTTCATGTAGATCCTGCAGGCATCCTTTCCCAGTTAGATCTAAGGAAGGAGGCTCTGAGACTTCATCAGTTCCTTATGCTTCTCGGACTAAGAACTGTAAGCCATTACCGAGGACTTTCCCAGTGCCTTTGAAGACCTGCTAAGATTTGTGAAAGAATTCCATGTAGTCAGTCAGACCTAGGAGCCTGGTTATTCCAACCTTTATCAACTTGTCCACATGCTTGTAAGTGAGGGTCAGGCAagggaatgaatttaaaaagtaggttGAGCAAAGCCTTTTGATAATTTTTCCAAGTGATAAGCTATAGACAAAATAGcagccagagtggctgcaccagcttgcattcccagcatttcctatttctttttgttgtttcttcctAAAATGTTGTGACGATAGCTCAGAGACTAGAAATGATTGACCAAACCTTCCCTCCTGACATCTTTCCTCAACTGACAGATATGACTGAGGACAATGCCTAAGATCCATTTCCCTGAGGCTCCCTGTTGCTCAAATGTAGCCATTGTCCTTAGGTCAACAACTCCTGCCTACACCTGTTTCTCTCCTCAGTGGGACATGACATACCAGAAATGAACCTTCCTGAGATGAAGGacccaaaacataaaattattcatcaatgtttttgaaaatttattgatCATCAATGCTTTCTGAAGAAAGATCTTGATCAAAAGGAGGAGATGTGAACAGAGTTATAAAATGGAGTTATGATTGCTAAGGGTCACAAAATGGAGCTCCATTAGGGAaatggaactcttttttttttggttttgttttgcagcCTCAGcttgaaatttgttaagaggaactttggctatagcaacttcttacttgacacgtctctggaggcaagggaaacaaaagcagaaatgaaccattggaacttcatcaaaataaagtttctgcacagcgaaggaaacaatcagcaaaactaaaaggcagccaatggaatgggagaagagatttgtaaatgacatatcagataaagggttagtatccaaaatctataaagaacttatcaaactcaacacccaaaaagcaaataatctatctagcaaagaaatgggcaaaagacgtgagtagacacttttccaaagaagacatctagatggctaacagacacatgaaaagacactcaataccactcatcatcagggaaatacgaatcaaaaccacaatgagataccatctcacacaggtcagagtggctaaaatgaacaactcaggaaacaacagatgttggcaagaattcACAGAAAGGGGAAcactgttgcactgttggtgggaatgcaaactggtgcagccactctggaaaacagtatggagattcctcaaaaaactaaaaatagaactacccttcaaCCCAGAAaaagcactactaggtatttatccaaaggttacaaaaatgctgattccaaggggcacatgcaccccaatgtttagagcagcactattgacaatagccaaattatgttttttatttatttttgggacagagagagacagagcatgaacgggggaggggcagagagagagggagacacagaatcggaaacaggctccaggctccgagccatcagcccagagcctgacgcggggctcgaactcacggaccgcgagatcgtgacctggctgaagtcggacgcttaaccgactgcgccacccaggcgcccctgacaatagccaaattatggaaagagcccaatgttaatcgactgatgaatggataaagaaggtgtggtgtgtatgtatgcatgtatatatatatatgtatatacatatatatacatatatatgtatgtatatgtatatatatgtatatatatatatatatatatatatatatatatatatatatatgatgaagtatcacttggtgatcaaaaagaatgaaatcttgctatttgcaacaacatggagggaaCTAGGGGgccattatgctaagcaaaatgagtcaggcagagagagacaaatatcatatgatttcattcatgtgtggaatttaagatacacaacagatgaacatatgttCATCTgatgaagggaggaaaaaatcagataaaaacagagagggatggaagccataagagactcttaaatacagagaacaaactgagggttgctggaggggaggtgggtgggtagggggaggggctaaatgggggatggacATTAAGgcggacacttgggatgagcactgggtgttatatgtaagtgatgaatcactgaattctcctaaaatcattattacactatatgttaactaacttggatttaaattgaaataataaagaaagaaaaataaataaataaaatcattaattaaaaaaaaagaaatttgttaagAGGAGACAATTAGACTTGCTTCCCTAGAAAGCTGGATCTTGGAAGTGTTGGACCTGTAGCATATATATTTGAGTACCATTGTCAGCCATGTTTTTTCCTGTGgcctgaaaataaaaacagaagaagctTATTGAAAGAGAAGAATCTCAAGTGGTTaatgagagaaatagagaactgAAGTAAGAGATGGAAAGTTCTGATGATGTCTTTTGTCCGCAGCTTTACCATCAAGAGTCAAGGGGCAAGGACCATGTGCAGGGTCTTGTGGAGTTTGCAGGTGAGTACAGAATTGTACGAAATCAGAGTACCAATGGCTGTGAACCTGGGATCTTACTGAGGGGTGTTCCTAGTGGTGCAAACACTTAGCAGCATTGTCTGGAACCAGATCTGTCTTGTACCCTAAAGGAGAGCTTCAGGCCATCGTTGCCTGTCATGGAGGTTGGTAGCTGGATTCTGGAAGAATTGAGGGAGGTAGTAGCCCCAGTTTCAGTTAGCCTCCTAAATATAGAAGGAATctactgtaaaatataaaaacctaCTCTTATTTTGAAGTGATCAGGATTCTGGTGGTTACTATTGGTTTCAGCCTGACAGAAATAAACAAGCCACCTGGTTCACGAATGAAGGAAATGGACCAAATACCAAGAATGCCTCTTAATCCCTGATCACTTGGACAGGAGGTAAGAGCAAGATTTTGTGGTTTGACAACAGAGTGCCCAGCTCATCTCCCATCTCAGCTCTCACCAGTAATATAAGCCTCCATGGAAGCATCCTGAACTCGCCAGAAAGTTCTGCACAAGTAAAAATTTCTCAATACATAAGACACATTTATCCATGTGTTCTGATAAATGCTCAGGCCATAAGCAAACGCTGAACTACATGCATTAGAAAAGCTCTCTTTTTGGCGGTAGAAAAGTGTCTTTGGAGTTCTTGTGGAGAAAAGCAATTAGTTTGTAATTTTCCAAATGCACTAAATAGATTGTAAACAAGCAGAAAGAATGTGTATCTTGTGATCACTGTGAATTTGGCAATGGTTCCAGTTCGAATGAGCGCCGACTCAGAGTGAATAGGTAATTCAGAGTCTTGCCCATGAGTGACACTAAACAAAGCAGAGAGGAAATAGCCAATAAAGTACACACGCATGCGTacctctgtgtgcgtgtgtgtgtgtgtgtgtgtgtatgtgtgtgttcagttaggaaagaaatcaagaactggaGAAAACGAAacttacagaaaatgaaatttcagCACTAGACTATGAGTCCATTTCTGGGAGTCTACGACCAGCTCCCTGAGTGAGTGACCAGCTGATATAAGCCACTTCACCTCgatgacctcagtttcctcaagtgATAAACAAGTGACTTGGAATAGATTATTGGATCTCAACCCTTACTGTACCCTAGAAGCATCTAGGGAGGTTTTAAGAATAATGTTAACTAGGCCTGATCCTAGGCCAGTCGAATACATATCAGGGAAGGCCCCCCTCCCATCtctgtattaaaaagaaatcctcaaGTGATTTTGATGTACACCTGGGGAGGAACCAGGGCCTAGATGCCCCCTGGAATCTActgtaaaactgaaattctttGACTGAGTGGTCTGAGACACCAACCCTGGACCTACTCGCCATTCTGTGTGGCTCACATTCAGTGTCTTCATTACTCGGAGCCTCATTTCCCC encodes the following:
- the LOC131493682 gene encoding interferon-induced protein with tetratricopeptide repeats 1-like isoform X2; amino-acid sequence: MSKNADEVKGKLLQLRCHFTWELLVEDTEMPDLENRILDEIEFLDTKYNAGIHNLLAYVQHLKGQTQEALGSLKEAEDLIQQEHGDRSAVRSLVTWGNYAWLYHHMGRLAQAQTYLDRVANTCEKFAAPSCYRLDCPQMDCEEGWALLKCGGKNYERAKACFEKALAAEPENPEFSTGYAITIYRLDGFNKATQVSDAFCLQPLKEAIRLNPEDAYIKALLALKLQDVGQEAEGEKYVEEALTNMSSQTYVFRYAAKFYRRKGALDKALQLLKRALQATPSSAFLHHQMGLCYKARMIQIKRAANWQPRGQDRDNVDKMVRLAIAHFQFALEQKPTFDVAYIHLAGMYIEAGNHRKAEDIYQKLLCLTSLDEEKQQKVHFHYGQFQEFQKKSEVNAIIHYLKALKTEKVSLTRDKCINSLEKLTLRRLSRNASDIESLSILGFIYKVKGEMNKALEYYEQALRLAVDSGNSGT
- the LOC131493682 gene encoding interferon-induced protein with tetratricopeptide repeats 1-like isoform X1, which codes for MSKNADEVKGKLLQLRCHFTWELLVEDTEMPDLENRILDEIEFLDTKYNAGIHNLLAYVQHLKGQTQEALGSLKEAEDLIQQEHGDRSAVRSLVTWGNYAWLYHHMGRLAQAQTYLDRVANTCEKFAAPSCYRLDCPQMDCEEGWALLKCGGKNYERAKACFEKALAAEPENPEFSTGYAITIYRLDGFNKATQVSDAFCLQPLKEAIRLNPEDAYIKALLALKLQDVGQEAEGEKYVEEALTNMSSQTYVFRYAAKFYRRKGALDKALQLLKRALQATPSSAFLHHQMGLCYKARMIQIKRAANWQPRGQDRDNVDKMVRLAIAHFQFALEQKPTFDVAYIHLAGMYIEAGNHRKAEDIYQKLLCLTSLDEEKQQKVHFHYGQFQEFQKKSEVNAIIHYLKALKTEKVSLTRDKCINSLEKLTLRRLSRNASDIESLSILGFIYKVKGEMNKALEYYEQALRLAVDSGNSGT